In Synechococcus sp. CC9616, the following are encoded in one genomic region:
- a CDS encoding DUF2103 domain-containing protein translates to MGRVVITHSTYVEGLIPWLKALARVPTIQTITPAVISKVRGRCQTLQLRVSVPIRGGFKLLARKGSSAQEVFVVTNLDRETLQITVNQLRP, encoded by the coding sequence TTGGGCCGGGTTGTCATCACACACAGCACGTACGTCGAAGGCCTGATCCCCTGGCTGAAGGCTCTCGCTCGCGTGCCCACCATCCAGACAATCACCCCGGCCGTGATCTCAAAAGTGAGGGGTCGTTGCCAGACCTTGCAACTAAGAGTTTCTGTCCCGATCCGTGGCGGCTTCAAACTTTTGGCGCGGAAGGGCAGCAGCGCTCAGGAGGTTTTCGTGGTCACCAATCTCGACAGAGAGACCCTGCAGATCACAGTGAACCAGCTACGACCCTGA
- a CDS encoding DUF2256 domain-containing protein, producing MKSGLPTKICPVCERPFQWRKAWKQCWDDVTYCSDRCRRRKNKIK from the coding sequence TTGAAATCAGGCCTTCCAACGAAAATATGCCCCGTCTGCGAACGCCCCTTCCAATGGCGTAAAGCATGGAAACAATGCTGGGATGATGTGACTTATTGTTCTGATCGATGTCGACGTCGTAAAAATAAAATCAAGTAA
- the petN gene encoding cytochrome b6-f complex subunit PetN yields the protein MLFTLAWAALAATFSFSIAMVVWGRNGDGTLNF from the coding sequence ATGTTGTTCACCCTTGCCTGGGCGGCACTGGCAGCAACCTTCAGCTTCTCGATCGCAATGGTGGTTTGGGGTCGCAACGGCGACGGAACCCTTAATTTCTGA
- the psb29 gene encoding photosystem II biogenesis protein Psp29, which produces MGDRKTIADSKRDFHQLFPYVIAPLYRRLADELLVELHLLSHQKQFKSNSLFAVGLDTVFRAFTQGYRPEDHPPLLFKALCDSNGFEADQLRKEAATTLEKAGNQSDGVFDGWVKQFQRPEDAHYSRLMAIGLFSLLDAANGEADAKAKVDQLKTQASELSETLGLNRSRVDKDISLFLASRERMEQAVELMEETLASERKKREQRLAESAQGTAS; this is translated from the coding sequence TTGGGCGACCGTAAGACCATCGCTGACAGCAAACGCGATTTTCATCAGCTGTTTCCTTACGTCATCGCCCCTCTGTATCGGAGGCTTGCCGATGAGCTTCTTGTTGAGCTGCACCTGCTGAGCCATCAGAAACAGTTCAAGAGCAATTCTTTGTTTGCAGTTGGGCTTGACACCGTCTTCCGTGCCTTCACCCAGGGGTACCGGCCTGAGGATCACCCCCCATTGCTGTTCAAGGCCCTCTGCGACAGCAATGGCTTCGAAGCCGACCAGCTCAGAAAGGAAGCCGCAACAACTCTGGAGAAGGCCGGCAACCAATCAGACGGTGTATTCGATGGCTGGGTGAAACAGTTTCAGCGTCCTGAGGACGCCCATTACTCCAGGCTGATGGCCATTGGTCTGTTCAGCCTTCTGGATGCCGCCAATGGCGAAGCTGACGCGAAGGCCAAAGTTGACCAACTCAAAACCCAAGCATCTGAACTTTCAGAAACACTGGGTCTGAACCGGTCCAGGGTGGACAAGGACATCAGCCTCTTTCTGGCGAGTCGAGAGCGAATGGAACAAGCCGTCGAATTGATGGAAGAGACCCTGGCCAGCGAGCGCAAAAAACGCGAGCAGCGGTTGGCAGAATCGGCTCAGGGAACAGCCAGCTGA
- a CDS encoding DNA-directed RNA polymerase, producing MNSRQLKLEEQSHREAVKKRRRDLQQAKEKSYISGTTEGRQLFLNLFLPYSEALNDRLQIVMQGKASKWGHFAIHTHDLTEELGVEYVAYCAMKKMIDCIDTGNNQLVEVATTIGRILESEARINYYIELGGKDTERLVDAKQKKKNSSPRHKHLGIKLSVEKQLLDKGWAQDDLFPTWASEVRTGIGLFLIEAAVQAGWFTRTPKRMARNKTENVLLPSPAVAQWLEHARSNIDSWSYLSWPLVEPPLDWKLQDQPSRKNISGGYHSPLLRQVHPLCGGRKGMHSDSQFGQVAIDLLNTLQRTAWCIDQEVLKVVEACWVKDISVGSFRAVTNDPRRAQVMPEHIKNLPKEDAERVAWRKLQHSIHEAHHEQVERARSTMSVLSMARQFSKEPHFYLSWECDFRGRLYDQQAWLGRQKSDLEKSLSRFAEGCLLNERSEELAAQAVGAAFLGSRGTFNERSRWTRSHSQLLEAIADNPIGTATQWEQADDPWQFLQLAIEWVKVVLRKQQTLWHVPVTADATASGLQLLSAMRRDPKGMEFSNLTPQKEPDAPPKDAYLEVLRVARELAEADRETAWLSEHLIHRSLGKPVLMVAIYGGSYRTNRQDIIMALTKEGLYPNPVAYKDTKVLTDLLRKASKKVFPAAFETLAWIEKLAEMALEQGATSHTWSTPTADSIQHVEYQPADAIRVETHFLGKVSIGLGNLKLPNISKLKTSLSPQFVHSYDAAVLKAAFHNWQRPLSTIHDCIAVLPADMEDAHERLRKSFVEVCDGDPLGRLADDFGIDKMSLERPESLGQDLETIIESNYMFN from the coding sequence ATGAATTCACGACAGCTCAAACTAGAAGAACAGTCCCATAGAGAAGCTGTTAAAAAGCGAAGACGAGATCTTCAGCAGGCTAAAGAAAAATCATATATATCAGGAACAACTGAAGGTCGTCAGCTGTTCCTAAACTTGTTTTTGCCGTACTCAGAAGCATTAAATGATCGATTGCAAATAGTAATGCAGGGGAAGGCGAGTAAATGGGGTCACTTCGCCATTCACACTCACGATCTAACAGAAGAGCTTGGCGTTGAGTATGTGGCTTATTGCGCGATGAAAAAGATGATCGATTGTATCGATACCGGGAACAACCAACTAGTTGAAGTCGCCACGACAATTGGCCGTATACTTGAGAGTGAAGCAAGAATAAATTACTACATTGAACTTGGCGGCAAAGATACTGAACGGCTTGTCGATGCCAAGCAAAAAAAGAAAAACTCATCGCCTCGTCACAAGCATTTAGGCATCAAGTTGTCAGTTGAAAAACAACTGCTTGATAAGGGCTGGGCACAGGATGATCTATTTCCGACGTGGGCATCAGAAGTACGTACTGGGATTGGGCTTTTCCTGATTGAGGCAGCCGTTCAAGCGGGATGGTTCACTCGAACTCCAAAACGGATGGCAAGGAACAAGACAGAGAACGTTCTGCTGCCATCACCAGCTGTTGCTCAGTGGCTTGAGCATGCAAGGTCCAACATTGATTCCTGGTCGTATTTGTCTTGGCCTCTAGTAGAGCCACCACTGGATTGGAAACTTCAAGATCAGCCATCAAGGAAAAACATCTCCGGCGGCTATCACTCCCCTCTGCTTAGGCAGGTCCATCCGCTTTGTGGTGGAAGAAAGGGGATGCATTCCGATAGCCAGTTTGGGCAAGTAGCAATTGACCTACTCAATACACTTCAACGCACTGCCTGGTGCATCGACCAGGAGGTCTTGAAGGTCGTTGAAGCGTGCTGGGTTAAAGACATATCAGTTGGAAGTTTCAGGGCAGTTACAAACGATCCTCGAAGGGCTCAGGTAATGCCTGAACACATCAAAAACCTGCCGAAAGAAGATGCAGAACGAGTTGCCTGGAGAAAGCTTCAACACTCCATTCACGAAGCTCACCATGAGCAGGTTGAAAGAGCCCGTTCAACGATGTCTGTACTGTCCATGGCTAGGCAGTTTTCCAAGGAACCACACTTTTATCTGAGCTGGGAATGTGATTTCAGAGGACGCCTCTACGACCAGCAGGCTTGGTTAGGGAGACAGAAGTCGGACTTGGAGAAGTCCCTATCGCGATTTGCAGAAGGCTGCCTACTAAATGAGCGATCGGAAGAGTTAGCAGCTCAAGCTGTTGGAGCAGCGTTCTTGGGTAGTAGGGGAACCTTCAATGAACGATCTCGGTGGACGAGATCACACTCACAGCTGCTGGAGGCCATTGCAGATAACCCGATCGGTACAGCAACTCAATGGGAACAGGCTGACGATCCATGGCAGTTCCTTCAATTAGCTATTGAGTGGGTGAAGGTCGTACTGAGGAAGCAGCAAACGCTTTGGCATGTACCCGTTACGGCTGACGCCACAGCCTCTGGCTTGCAGTTACTGAGCGCCATGAGGCGTGATCCAAAGGGGATGGAGTTCAGCAACCTGACACCTCAAAAGGAACCAGATGCTCCACCAAAGGACGCATACCTAGAAGTGCTTCGTGTGGCACGAGAGCTGGCTGAGGCTGATCGAGAGACTGCATGGCTGTCAGAGCACCTAATCCACCGGAGTCTTGGAAAGCCTGTCTTGATGGTGGCTATTTACGGAGGTTCCTACAGGACTAACCGTCAGGACATCATTATGGCTTTGACCAAGGAAGGGCTTTATCCGAATCCGGTTGCTTATAAAGACACAAAGGTTTTGACAGATTTACTGCGAAAGGCCAGTAAAAAGGTATTTCCAGCAGCTTTTGAGACGCTTGCTTGGATTGAGAAACTTGCAGAGATGGCTCTAGAGCAAGGTGCAACGTCCCATACTTGGTCCACACCCACTGCTGACAGCATTCAGCACGTCGAGTACCAACCAGCTGATGCAATAAGAGTCGAAACCCACTTTCTTGGCAAAGTCAGCATTGGGCTGGGAAACCTAAAGCTTCCAAACATCTCAAAGTTAAAGACTAGTCTGAGTCCTCAATTTGTACATTCATACGATGCTGCAGTCTTAAAAGCAGCATTCCATAACTGGCAGAGACCGTTAAGTACAATTCACGATTGCATAGCAGTACTTCCAGCCGACATGGAAGATGCTCATGAGCGCCTACGGAAAAGCTTTGTAGAGGTATGTGATGGTGATCCGCTTGGTCGGCTAGCAGATGACTTTGGAATAGACAAAATGTCTTTAGAAAGGCCCGAAAGTCTAGGTCAAGACCTAGAAACAATAATTGAATCCAATTATATGTTTAATTGA
- the clpP gene encoding ATP-dependent Clp endopeptidase proteolytic subunit ClpP codes for MIPIVIEESGRGERAFDIYSRLLRERIIFLGEAVTSDSANRIVAQMLFLEAEDPEKDIYLYINSPGGSVYDGLGIFDTMQHIRPDVQTVCVGLAASMGAFLLCAGAKGKRSSLQHSRIMIPQPLGGARGQASDIRIQADEILFLKDRLNQELADRTGQPLDRIQQDTDRDFFMSPTEAATYGLIDQVIDKRPVHSVD; via the coding sequence ATGATCCCGATCGTGATTGAGGAGTCCGGACGGGGCGAGAGGGCGTTTGATATCTATTCGAGGCTGCTTCGCGAACGCATCATTTTTCTCGGTGAAGCTGTCACGAGTGACTCAGCAAACAGAATCGTGGCTCAGATGTTGTTTCTTGAGGCAGAGGATCCCGAAAAAGATATCTATCTGTATATCAATTCTCCTGGGGGCTCCGTCTACGACGGCCTAGGGATTTTTGACACTATGCAACATATTCGTCCTGACGTTCAGACCGTCTGTGTTGGCTTGGCAGCAAGTATGGGCGCCTTTTTGCTGTGTGCCGGCGCGAAGGGTAAGCGAAGCAGCCTTCAACATTCACGCATCATGATTCCCCAGCCACTGGGTGGCGCCCGAGGCCAGGCCAGTGATATCCGGATTCAAGCCGACGAGATTCTCTTTCTCAAGGATCGACTGAATCAGGAATTAGCAGATCGAACAGGCCAACCCCTGGACAGGATTCAGCAGGACACCGATCGAGACTTTTTCATGTCTCCGACAGAAGCTGCAACCTATGGATTGATCGACCAGGTGATCGATAAGCGTCCTGTGCACTCCGTCGATTGA
- a CDS encoding site-specific integrase produces MTKLTQIKGRAGYYLIVAVPRALRGAIKSSKIVKKAGNTRAEALRNRPELLLQIEQRLREAASVDPIGKTFKQVRPDEPAFFDELERNMRAAGHSEAEYNTLVYGAEAVREQGLEVAEVPALEARLKAAEKGISSYLQWMERRRVEELPAASTYANWKSRLKLLSEWLGSEYLGGMTKQQAVQYKAVLLQKSAHQSVRTSINCLKAFWNWARDNGEVTVNIWEGLTRKLATSEKKEAIPLEQMQAARDKADELNDIQFWIQITQGCRKSGHGGLRWCDIDTNRRTISYVNWEADGRVRRLKGKAKDERVVPINKLLMSKLELMLPEAFTNNSTDWIWDDYKTALESWAVRWAERFTDRYGFSSHNLRSYVVTRLMNERVSPFVLYEITRHSIPGMSEVVSGYVRPTTDELRSVVEILG; encoded by the coding sequence GTGACAAAACTGACGCAAATAAAAGGCAGAGCGGGGTATTACCTGATTGTTGCAGTGCCACGTGCACTGAGAGGTGCCATCAAGTCCAGCAAGATTGTCAAGAAGGCAGGGAACACAAGAGCAGAGGCACTGAGGAACCGACCTGAACTGTTGCTGCAGATAGAGCAACGGTTAAGGGAGGCTGCGTCTGTTGACCCGATTGGAAAGACCTTCAAACAAGTGAGGCCAGACGAACCAGCCTTCTTTGATGAGCTGGAAAGGAATATGAGGGCAGCAGGCCACAGTGAGGCTGAATACAACACGCTTGTTTATGGCGCTGAGGCTGTCCGTGAGCAGGGTCTTGAGGTTGCAGAGGTCCCAGCCCTTGAGGCACGCCTGAAGGCTGCTGAGAAGGGCATCTCGTCCTATCTGCAGTGGATGGAGAGGAGAAGGGTTGAGGAGTTACCAGCTGCAAGCACATACGCAAACTGGAAGAGCCGTCTGAAGCTGTTGTCTGAATGGCTTGGCAGTGAATACCTGGGAGGGATGACAAAGCAACAGGCAGTGCAATACAAAGCTGTGTTGCTGCAGAAGAGCGCTCACCAGTCAGTAAGAACTTCCATCAACTGTCTGAAGGCCTTTTGGAACTGGGCAAGGGACAACGGTGAGGTAACTGTGAACATTTGGGAAGGTCTGACTAGGAAGCTGGCAACCTCCGAGAAGAAGGAAGCCATACCTCTGGAGCAGATGCAGGCAGCTCGTGACAAGGCTGATGAGCTGAACGACATTCAGTTCTGGATACAGATAACGCAGGGTTGCCGAAAGTCAGGACACGGTGGGTTGAGGTGGTGTGACATTGACACCAACAGACGCACCATTAGTTATGTCAACTGGGAAGCTGATGGAAGGGTGAGGAGATTAAAGGGCAAAGCAAAGGACGAAAGAGTTGTTCCAATTAACAAACTGTTGATGAGCAAGCTTGAGTTGATGCTGCCCGAAGCATTCACCAACAACAGCACCGACTGGATATGGGATGACTACAAAACTGCTCTTGAGAGTTGGGCTGTGCGATGGGCAGAGAGATTTACTGACCGCTATGGGTTCAGCTCACACAACCTCAGAAGCTATGTAGTGACACGTCTGATGAATGAAAGGGTGTCTCCGTTTGTCTTGTATGAAATCACAAGGCACTCAATCCCTGGTATGTCAGAGGTTGTCAGCGGTTACGTAAGACCTACAACTGATGAACTTAGGTCTGTTGTTGAGATACTTGGATAG
- the clpS gene encoding ATP-dependent Clp protease adapter ClpS codes for MTTSSPGSTSLLEREKTTQRYPQARVIVLDDDVNTFQHVVDCLRRIIPGMSEDKAWDLANRVDSQGAAEVWCGPLEQAELYHQQLSGEGLTMAPLERC; via the coding sequence ATGACAACCTCCAGCCCGGGATCAACGTCGCTGCTGGAGCGGGAAAAGACCACACAGCGTTATCCCCAGGCGCGGGTCATCGTCCTCGACGATGACGTCAATACCTTTCAGCACGTCGTGGATTGCCTGCGCAGGATCATTCCTGGCATGAGCGAGGACAAGGCCTGGGATCTCGCCAATCGAGTCGACAGCCAGGGGGCGGCTGAAGTGTGGTGCGGGCCCCTTGAGCAGGCAGAGCTTTATCACCAGCAGCTTTCAGGGGAAGGTCTGACAATGGCTCCGCTGGAACGCTGCTGA